A stretch of DNA from Vibrio sp. ED004:
CAAAGGATGAGCGTATTAACCGTATTCTTCTGTGGCACAGGCTCAAACTCAGAAGACAACAATCACAAAAACTATGTTTCTGGCGAATTGATTTCGACGCTAGCGAAGAATGCAACGGGCAGAGACATGATTGACTACATTCAAGTGGATGGGGTTGGTAGTGGGAATCAGAATGAGTGGTTGAAGCAAGGTAAGGACGACACCTACTCTGGAGTTAAGGGAACATTGCTGGGTAAAGGCATCGACAGCAATATGCGCCATGTACTGAATATCTTGCGCGGAAGCCAACAAGATAAGAATGACTATGTAAAGCGAGCCAAAGGACTGCTCAGTGAATCTCGCCCTGCAAAATCGGCTTGGCCTTTTGCAACCAACCAGAAATACCAAGATTGGTTGAAAGATTCACAAGAATTAGCCGCTGACCTAAAACACGGTATGGCAGCGCGCCAACAGAACATCGCGATTGAGCGCCAAAGTAAACCGATTAGCCAAGTGAACATCGTGGGTTGGAGCCGAGGTGGTGTAAGTTGCTTTGAACTGGCGAACCGGATGCTCAAAGACCACAAACTCAGCCATATTCCCGTCAACATCTTTGCGTGTGATCCCGTACCCGGAGGGATGAACGCATTCAAGGATTACAAATCACTCGGTAAAAACGTTAAACAGATCGTGTGTGTTTTCGCTGAAGACGAACGCTCACTCGCTTTTAAAGCAAGAATGCCCCGCTTGTCCCCTTCAACTAAATACTACACCACCTACATGCCTGGTCGACACGGCACTTTGGTAGGAAATGCCAATACTTCCGGCGGAAGCAAAGGCGCGGGATTACTTACCGGACCAGGGCTGGTGACAAGAGATTTCATGGAAAAGGTATTAAAAGGTTGGGGCACGCAGCTTAAACCAAGTACGACATTGAACTTCTCTCGACAACGCATTATCGAGTTATACGAGCAGATGCGCAGTCACGAAGCGTATTTCAATAAAATGCACGGCATGACTTACACGGCTAAGAACCGACTACTATGGACAAGCAAAGATAGAATAGGCCAACAAAAAGAGCGCCGATATGGTATTCCGATGTATCGTTTTCAGTTTCCCGGCATAACCAACAACTATGGCGATGCGATTAATCGTCACCACTGTGATGTGTTAGCCACTAATGCTTTCGCAGCACACGGTACTTCAGCTGTAATACCAAACCCAGTCTGATATTCCTATTTGATAAGCCGTTAAACAAAAAAGAGCTCAACTAAGTGAGCTCTTTTTATTATCTATATCTTGTAATCAATTGGGTTATCTAGGAATCAGACCAGATTAGCCAAAGATGAAGCTGTATAGGAAGCCTGCACCCATCGCCATGGTTAGGATAACGAATAGGAATGCTGCAATCATTTGGTTTTTGAAGATTGACTTAAGCAGAATAACTTCAGTCAAACTTGCACCCGCACTACCAATGATCAATGCCATTACCGAACCTAGCGCCATACCTTTTTGTACTAGAGCTGCACTTAGTGGGATTACCGCTTCAGCACGAATGTACAATGGAATACCAATCACAGCCGCTACTGGAATCGCATACCACATACCTTCACCAGCGTACTGTGCAATAAGGTCTGTTGGAATGAAACCGTAGATGAATGAACCAATCGCGATACCCATCATTAGGTAAGGGAAAACTTGTTTGAAGTCTTTCCAAGTTGAGAACCAAATTCTCATCCAACGGCTAGGCTCTTTCTTCTCTACGATTTCAGCAGTTGCGCTTCCATCCGTTGAGCAGCATGAAACCGTTACTTGTGGCTCTTCTTTTTTCGAATCGCAGCAAGATGTTTCTTTTGCCATTACAGGTGCAGGTTCACCGCATGCACTTGTACCACATGAAGATTCTGCCTTCGCTGGCGCTGCTTTCTTAGGAGCAGAATCACCACAGCTAGTGCCACAGCTTGAAGCAGAACCTGTCGATTCATACGCTT
This window harbors:
- a CDS encoding permease, encoding MSNEMLTMLKDALDMFAFLAVELIILFLAISYIVGILQEFLTPEKIQSILSSRNGKGYVVAALLGAITPFCSCSTIPFLKGLLRARAGFGPMMVFLFGSPLLNPVIIGLFVITFGWQVAVFYFLVAMTVSVVAGYALEKLGFERYVKPEAYESTGSASSCGTSCGDSAPKKAAPAKAESSCGTSACGEPAPVMAKETSCCDSKKEEPQVTVSCCSTDGSATAEIVEKKEPSRWMRIWFSTWKDFKQVFPYLMMGIAIGSFIYGFIPTDLIAQYAGEGMWYAIPVAAVIGIPLYIRAEAVIPLSAALVQKGMALGSVMALIIGSAGASLTEVILLKSIFKNQMIAAFLFVILTMAMGAGFLYSFIFG